The following proteins are co-located in the Terriglobia bacterium genome:
- a CDS encoding fatty acid desaturase: MSRAILKESIEATNGQNLVARHPWTLPWWKAEGENQWVLAYIVTVHVLAFIGLALFPVPGWNVLLWSLGFAAMGALGTTVAYHRGLAHRAVKLNPVIEQILIGFAVFNGSGSPHTWIANHRNHHAKSDTLEDVSSPRHGGFWWAHLRWLYQWEPSAMKKWCPDLIKPRYTIWAKLQIPLVLTSIFLGYFLFGWKGFFWIGAIRLVYLLHMQCFVNSLLHLKPGLAEGVDSSQNIWWLGPLQLTAWGENWHGNHHASPASARFSRHWWQVDVGWYVIRGLSTVGLANNVRINKD; this comes from the coding sequence ATGAGCCGAGCCATCTTGAAGGAATCAATCGAAGCAACCAACGGCCAGAATCTGGTCGCGCGTCATCCATGGACGCTTCCATGGTGGAAAGCCGAAGGAGAGAACCAGTGGGTTCTCGCCTATATCGTCACCGTCCATGTCCTGGCCTTCATCGGCCTTGCGCTGTTCCCGGTGCCGGGCTGGAACGTCCTGCTGTGGAGCCTGGGCTTCGCAGCAATGGGCGCGCTCGGCACGACCGTGGCGTATCACCGCGGTCTGGCGCATCGCGCGGTGAAACTCAATCCGGTGATCGAACAGATTCTGATCGGCTTTGCCGTTTTCAATGGGTCGGGATCGCCGCATACCTGGATCGCCAATCATCGCAATCATCATGCGAAGTCGGACACGCTCGAAGACGTTTCCAGCCCGCGTCACGGCGGTTTCTGGTGGGCGCATCTGCGCTGGCTGTACCAATGGGAGCCGTCCGCGATGAAGAAGTGGTGTCCGGATCTGATCAAGCCCCGCTACACGATCTGGGCGAAGCTTCAGATTCCGCTGGTTCTGACGTCCATTTTTCTGGGCTATTTTCTCTTTGGATGGAAGGGCTTTTTCTGGATCGGCGCGATTCGCCTGGTCTATCTGCTCCATATGCAATGTTTCGTGAACAGTCTGCTGCACCTGAAGCCCGGCCTCGCCGAGGGAGTCGATTCCAGCCAGAACATCTGGTGGCTTGGCCCGCTCCAGCTGACGGCCTGGGGCGAAAACTGGCACGGCAATCATCACGCTTCTCCTGCATCAGCCCGATTCAGCCGCCATTGGTGGCAGGTCGACGTCGGCTGGTATGTCATCCGTGGGCTCAGCACCGTCGGTCTGGCAAATAACGTTCGAATCAATAAGGACTAA